The Vibrio tubiashii ATCC 19109 genome has a segment encoding these proteins:
- a CDS encoding glutathione S-transferase family protein — translation MGKLVEGVWHDVWYDTKSSNGKFVREDAGFRNWVENKPDAQFQPESGRYHLYVSLACPWAHRTLIFRKLKGLEEHIDVTVVCPDMMGEGWQMGLPEPLFGHTRMHQIYTQAQPDYTGRVTVPVLWDKKHNTIVSNESSEIIRMFNSEFNELTGNTADYYPQEKREIIEEWNAYVYPHVNNGVYRCGFATTQDAYEEAYNHLFESLDRLDAHLAKSRYLAGDSITEADWRLFTTLIRFDAVYVGHFKCNKKRIADYGNLNGYMKELYQVPGIKETTDFYHIKRHYYFSHTGINPTQVVPLGPELDLTSPHGRNLLGSA, via the coding sequence ATGGGTAAACTAGTTGAAGGCGTCTGGCATGACGTGTGGTACGACACCAAATCGAGCAATGGTAAGTTCGTTCGCGAAGATGCCGGGTTTAGAAATTGGGTAGAAAACAAACCTGATGCTCAGTTTCAGCCGGAATCAGGACGTTATCATCTTTATGTCTCGCTTGCCTGTCCTTGGGCTCATCGCACTCTGATCTTTAGAAAGCTAAAAGGGCTTGAAGAGCATATCGACGTTACGGTTGTTTGTCCTGATATGATGGGTGAAGGTTGGCAAATGGGGCTGCCTGAGCCTCTGTTTGGTCATACACGTATGCACCAAATCTATACGCAAGCCCAACCAGACTACACGGGTCGCGTAACGGTACCAGTACTTTGGGATAAGAAACATAACACCATCGTCAGCAATGAATCTTCTGAAATCATTCGCATGTTTAACTCTGAGTTTAATGAACTCACGGGTAATACAGCTGATTATTATCCGCAAGAGAAGCGTGAAATCATTGAAGAATGGAACGCTTATGTCTACCCCCATGTTAACAATGGCGTCTACCGCTGTGGGTTTGCCACAACCCAAGATGCCTATGAGGAAGCCTACAACCATCTGTTTGAGTCGCTAGACAGATTGGATGCTCATCTAGCGAAAAGCCGTTACCTTGCTGGTGACAGTATCACCGAAGCCGATTGGCGTTTGTTTACCACGCTGATCCGTTTTGATGCCGTTTATGTTGGACATTTTAAATGTAATAAGAAACGTATCGCGGATTACGGTAATCTCAACGGTTATATGAAAGAGTTGTATCAGGTACCCGGTATCAAAGAGACAACCGATTTCTACCACATTAAACGCCATTACTACTTTAGCCACACAGGGATTAACCCGACACAAGTTGTTCCTCTTGGTCCTGA
- the oppF gene encoding murein tripeptide/oligopeptide ABC transporter ATP binding protein OppF, whose translation MSVDKNLILDVKDLKVHFSIASKSAWPWSKPANLKAVDGVNVRLYEGETLGVVGESGCGKSTFARAIIGLVEATDGDVMWLGQDLTKMQEIQRRETRKEIQMIFQDPLASLNPRMTVGDIIAEPLETFYPELSKDEVKTRVKEMMAKVGLLPNVINRYPHEFSGGQCQRIGIARALILKPKMIICDEPVSALDVSIQAQVVNLLKELQKELGLSLVFIAHDLSVVKHISDRVLVMYLGNAVELGEAEALFADPKHPYTRALMSAVPIPDPKLERNKHIEMLEGDLPSPISPPSGCVFRTRCPQATEACAQTKPAIEGNDVHAVSCLHVSV comes from the coding sequence ATGAGTGTAGATAAGAACCTAATCCTAGATGTTAAAGATCTTAAAGTTCACTTTAGTATCGCGTCAAAATCTGCTTGGCCTTGGTCAAAGCCTGCAAACCTTAAAGCAGTAGACGGCGTTAACGTCCGTTTATATGAAGGTGAAACCTTAGGTGTAGTAGGCGAGTCTGGCTGTGGTAAATCGACTTTCGCGCGTGCAATCATTGGTCTTGTCGAAGCGACTGACGGTGACGTAATGTGGCTTGGTCAAGACCTGACTAAGATGCAAGAAATCCAGCGCCGTGAAACGCGCAAAGAAATTCAAATGATTTTCCAAGATCCTTTGGCATCGCTAAACCCGCGTATGACAGTAGGTGACATCATTGCTGAACCTTTGGAAACTTTCTATCCAGAGCTTTCGAAAGATGAAGTGAAAACTCGTGTTAAAGAGATGATGGCGAAAGTAGGTCTACTACCAAACGTAATCAACCGTTACCCTCATGAGTTCTCAGGTGGTCAGTGTCAGCGTATTGGTATTGCTCGCGCGTTGATTCTTAAGCCTAAGATGATTATCTGTGATGAACCTGTATCGGCGCTAGACGTGTCAATCCAAGCTCAGGTTGTAAACCTACTTAAAGAGTTACAGAAAGAACTGGGTCTATCACTAGTATTCATCGCCCACGATTTATCGGTAGTGAAACACATCTCTGACCGAGTGTTAGTTATGTACCTTGGCAATGCGGTTGAGCTTGGTGAAGCCGAAGCCCTGTTCGCGGATCCTAAGCACCCGTACACTCGCGCGCTGATGTCTGCAGTACCGATTCCTGATCCAAAGCTTGAGCGCAACAAGCACATAGAGATGTTAGAGGGCGACCTTCCATCACCAATCAGTCCTCCTTCAGGTTGTGTGTTCCGTACGCGTTGTCCTCAGGCGACTGAAGCGTGTGCGCAAACTAAGCCAGCTATCGAAGGTAACGACGTTCATGCCGTGTCTTGCTTGCACGTGAGCGTATAA